The following proteins are co-located in the Actinomycetota bacterium genome:
- a CDS encoding aldehyde dehydrogenase family protein, protein MWEYADAPESTEIVRLQDRYGLFVGGEFVEPKSGRWFETINPATEETLAEVGDAGPEDVDLAVTAARDAYDQHWRDLPAPERAKYLFRIARGLQERAREFAVLESMNGGKPIKESRDVDLPLAAAHFFYYAGWADKLEYAFPNRRPKPIGVAGQIIPWNFPLLMAAWKLAPALAAGNTTVLKPAETTPLTALLLAEVIRDAELPPGVVNIITGAGETGSHLVNHDAVDKIAFTGSTDVGKIIRRATAGTGKRLTLELGGKAANIVFEDAPLDQAVEGVINGIFFNQGHVCCAGSRLLVQESVFEPLLDKLKARLQTLRVGNPLDKNTDIGAINSKQQLRKIEELVASGVDEGAEIYQPECALPERGFWFCPTLFTNVSQSHRIAREEIFGPVLSILTFRTPAEAVEKANNTPYGLSAGVWTEKGSRILWMAERLRAGVVWANTFNRFDPGSPFGGYKESGFGREGGRHGLEPYLELDGAMTVQ, encoded by the coding sequence CCGGTGGTTCGAGACGATCAACCCGGCGACCGAGGAGACGCTCGCCGAAGTCGGAGATGCGGGGCCCGAGGACGTCGATCTGGCAGTCACCGCGGCCCGCGACGCGTACGATCAGCATTGGCGGGACCTTCCCGCGCCCGAGCGGGCGAAGTACCTGTTCCGGATCGCGCGGGGGCTCCAGGAGCGCGCCCGCGAGTTCGCCGTCCTCGAGTCGATGAACGGTGGAAAGCCGATCAAGGAATCGCGCGACGTCGACCTACCGCTCGCCGCGGCGCACTTCTTCTACTACGCGGGCTGGGCGGACAAGCTCGAGTACGCGTTCCCGAACCGCCGGCCGAAGCCGATCGGAGTGGCCGGACAGATCATTCCGTGGAACTTCCCCCTTCTGATGGCGGCGTGGAAGCTCGCGCCGGCGCTGGCGGCGGGGAACACGACGGTGCTGAAGCCCGCGGAGACCACGCCACTCACGGCGCTGCTCCTGGCGGAAGTGATCCGCGACGCGGAGCTTCCGCCGGGCGTCGTGAACATCATCACCGGTGCGGGCGAGACGGGCTCGCACCTGGTGAACCACGACGCCGTCGACAAGATCGCGTTCACCGGCTCGACCGACGTCGGCAAGATCATCCGGCGTGCGACCGCCGGAACGGGGAAGCGCCTCACGCTCGAGCTGGGGGGCAAGGCGGCGAACATCGTGTTCGAGGACGCGCCGCTCGATCAGGCCGTCGAGGGCGTGATCAACGGCATCTTCTTCAACCAGGGGCACGTGTGCTGCGCGGGCTCACGATTGCTCGTGCAGGAGTCGGTGTTCGAACCGCTCCTGGACAAGCTCAAGGCGCGCCTGCAGACGCTCCGCGTGGGGAACCCGCTCGACAAGAACACGGACATCGGCGCGATCAACTCCAAGCAACAGCTGCGAAAGATCGAGGAGCTCGTCGCGAGCGGGGTCGACGAAGGCGCCGAGATCTACCAGCCGGAGTGCGCGCTGCCCGAGCGGGGGTTCTGGTTCTGCCCCACGCTGTTCACGAACGTTTCGCAGAGCCACCGGATCGCGCGCGAGGAGATCTTCGGTCCGGTGCTGTCGATCCTCACGTTCCGAACGCCGGCCGAGGCGGTCGAGAAGGCCAACAACACGCCGTACGGCCTGTCCGCCGGGGTGTGGACGGAGAAGGGATCGCGGATCCTGTGGATGGCCGAGCGGCTGCGGGCCGGCGTCGTGTGGGCGAACACGTTCAACCGCTTCGATCCCGGATCTCCGTTCGGCGGATACAAGGAGAGCGGGTTCGGGCGCGAGGGCGGCCGTCACGGGCTCGAGCCGTATCTCGAGCTCGACGGAGCCATGACGGTTCAGTGA
- a CDS encoding aldehyde dehydrogenase family protein, translated as MTDERVPVRRTAKLFIGGEFPRSESGRSYEVFSHDGQLLAWAARASRKDLRDAVRAARAAHAGWAGKTAYNRAQVLYRVAELMEGRRSQFEAELADAGATDPRRGVDAAIDRWVWYAGWADKIGQVLGATNPVAGPYFNFTIPESMGVVGIVAPQEQSLLGLVSRLAPAIVSGNTGVVIASEKSPLPAVSLAEVLSTSDVPGGVVNVLTGLTNELVSWLAGHMDVNAIDVTGVPTELLAQVEELAAENVKRVHRAPAVDPFAQEAQSPYEITALTEFKTVWHPVGA; from the coding sequence GTGACGGACGAGCGCGTTCCGGTACGCCGCACGGCGAAGCTGTTCATCGGCGGTGAGTTCCCGCGGAGCGAGTCGGGACGGTCGTACGAGGTGTTCTCGCACGACGGACAGCTCCTCGCTTGGGCGGCGCGCGCGTCGAGGAAGGACCTTCGCGACGCCGTTCGAGCCGCGCGTGCCGCGCATGCCGGGTGGGCCGGGAAGACCGCCTACAACCGCGCACAGGTCCTGTACCGCGTCGCCGAGCTGATGGAGGGCCGCCGGTCGCAGTTCGAGGCCGAGCTCGCGGACGCGGGCGCAACGGACCCACGCCGAGGAGTCGACGCCGCGATCGATCGGTGGGTGTGGTACGCCGGGTGGGCCGACAAGATCGGTCAGGTGCTCGGCGCCACCAATCCCGTCGCCGGCCCCTACTTCAACTTCACGATCCCGGAGTCGATGGGCGTCGTCGGCATCGTGGCGCCGCAGGAGCAGTCGTTGCTCGGTCTGGTGTCGCGGCTCGCGCCGGCGATCGTGAGCGGCAACACGGGGGTCGTGATCGCGAGCGAGAAGAGCCCGCTTCCGGCCGTCTCGCTCGCCGAGGTGCTCTCGACGTCCGACGTTCCGGGAGGTGTCGTGAACGTCCTGACCGGGCTGACGAACGAGCTCGTGTCCTGGCTGGCCGGCCACATGGACGTGAACGCGATCGACGTGACTGGCGTGCCGACGGAGCTCCTCGCGCAGGTCGAGGAGCTTGCCGCGGAGAACGTGAAGCGTGTGCATCGCGCGCCGGCGGTCGATCCCTTCGCGCAGGAGGCCCAGAGCCCGTACGAGATCACCGCGCTCACGGAGTTCAAGACGGTCTGGCATCCCGTCGGCGCCTGA
- a CDS encoding LuxR C-terminal-related transcriptional regulator, translating into MDTVADAVRRGEDALDEGQWQAAREAFEAALAGLSDTSEGVAVTPPGAVVAEAEEGLARALWWLHDFEAAVGHMERAYAAFRAAGDETSAARSARWLAREHAAAFGNAAASSGWYARAEGLIGAADDPERGWLALARAERASGPDEIARNAADALASARSQRDSDLEAAALVRLGYADVASGDVVAGMAKIDEAMAAATGGDVRGLETIGDVICVGISACEHAADWQRIEQWGQVVERWLSQHEHVAVLGFCYACCAEMFVASGQWEMAEGLLVDGLRAMQEAKLRARCVHPAAKLAELRLLQGRLEEAEQLLAGFESLPESTHALAMLYLAKGDVAIAAAVLHRRLNAVGDDNVLAAPFLALLVDVRLAQGDIDGAGETARRLEAVARQSSLPRLDAMSSYAVGRVANAAGATEDAIKQFAAAIDAFSEQGMALDAARSRFELARTLDRTDPEVAVGEARVALAEFERLGAPRDADAAAAFLRDHGVAGRTGPKKLGLLSRREREVLALLGEGLTNAEIAARLFISTKTAGNHVSNILGKLNLRGRSEAAAYAIRHIPGNRSEE; encoded by the coding sequence GTGGACACCGTGGCGGATGCAGTACGCCGAGGCGAGGACGCCCTCGACGAAGGACAGTGGCAAGCAGCGCGTGAGGCGTTCGAGGCCGCGCTCGCTGGGTTGTCCGACACGTCGGAGGGTGTCGCGGTCACACCCCCGGGCGCTGTGGTGGCCGAGGCCGAAGAAGGTTTGGCCCGAGCGCTCTGGTGGCTGCATGACTTCGAGGCGGCGGTTGGCCACATGGAGCGGGCGTACGCCGCGTTCCGCGCCGCCGGCGACGAGACCTCCGCGGCGCGCTCGGCGCGGTGGCTTGCTCGTGAGCACGCGGCCGCGTTCGGCAACGCCGCTGCGAGCTCGGGGTGGTACGCGCGGGCCGAGGGACTGATCGGTGCCGCGGACGACCCGGAGCGCGGCTGGCTGGCGCTGGCGCGCGCGGAGCGGGCGAGCGGTCCCGACGAGATCGCGCGAAACGCAGCCGACGCGCTGGCCAGTGCGCGATCCCAACGCGACTCCGACCTCGAGGCCGCCGCGCTCGTCAGACTCGGATACGCCGACGTGGCTTCCGGCGACGTCGTGGCGGGGATGGCCAAGATCGACGAGGCGATGGCCGCGGCGACCGGCGGCGACGTCCGCGGTCTGGAGACGATCGGCGACGTCATCTGCGTCGGGATATCGGCCTGCGAGCACGCCGCCGACTGGCAGCGAATCGAGCAGTGGGGCCAGGTGGTCGAGCGATGGCTCTCGCAGCACGAGCACGTCGCCGTGCTCGGCTTCTGCTACGCCTGCTGTGCAGAGATGTTCGTCGCCTCCGGACAATGGGAGATGGCCGAGGGGCTGCTCGTCGACGGTCTCCGCGCGATGCAGGAGGCGAAGCTCCGGGCGAGGTGCGTGCATCCGGCGGCCAAGCTGGCCGAGCTCAGGCTCCTCCAGGGACGGCTGGAAGAGGCGGAACAGCTGCTCGCGGGCTTCGAGTCACTACCGGAGTCCACGCACGCGCTGGCGATGCTGTATCTCGCGAAGGGTGACGTGGCGATCGCCGCCGCCGTGCTCCACCGTCGGCTGAACGCGGTCGGCGACGACAACGTCCTCGCAGCGCCGTTCCTCGCGCTGCTCGTCGACGTTCGGCTCGCGCAGGGCGACATCGACGGCGCGGGCGAGACGGCTCGCCGCCTCGAGGCCGTTGCTCGGCAGTCCTCGCTGCCGCGGCTCGACGCGATGTCTTCCTATGCCGTGGGCCGCGTGGCGAACGCCGCGGGAGCCACTGAGGACGCGATCAAGCAGTTCGCCGCGGCGATCGATGCCTTCAGCGAGCAGGGGATGGCGCTCGACGCGGCGAGGTCGCGGTTCGAGCTCGCCAGAACGCTCGACCGGACCGATCCGGAGGTCGCCGTCGGCGAGGCCCGAGTGGCGCTCGCCGAGTTCGAGCGGCTCGGCGCTCCTCGGGACGCCGACGCCGCCGCCGCGTTCCTGCGCGACCATGGGGTCGCCGGGCGAACCGGCCCGAAGAAGCTCGGTCTGCTCAGCCGTCGCGAGCGAGAGGTGCTGGCGCTCCTCGGCGAAGGCCTCACGAACGCCGAGATCGCCGCGCGTCTGTTCATCAGCACGAAGACGGCCGGCAACCACGTGAGCAACATCCTCGGCAAGCTGAACCTACGTGGTCGTTCGGAGGCCGCGGCCTACGCGATCCGGCACATTCCCGGAAATCGGTCCGAGGAATAG
- a CDS encoding cupin domain-containing protein produces MAKASKASASEHVEAEGFEGHYAELGGYTVGFESYTADADMTPLFVGLPDDKCQCEHWGFVFEGKVVYHTAKGDEEFVGGDAYFVGPGHTPSIFAGTSLVEFSPTDRLNETMEVVTKNMEAGGS; encoded by the coding sequence ATGGCCAAGGCATCGAAGGCGAGCGCTTCCGAGCACGTCGAGGCGGAAGGGTTCGAGGGCCATTACGCCGAGCTCGGTGGGTACACCGTCGGGTTCGAGAGCTACACGGCAGACGCCGACATGACCCCGCTGTTCGTCGGTCTGCCCGACGACAAGTGCCAATGCGAGCACTGGGGATTCGTGTTCGAGGGCAAGGTCGTGTACCACACGGCCAAGGGGGACGAGGAGTTCGTGGGCGGAGACGCCTACTTCGTCGGACCTGGACACACGCCGTCGATCTTCGCCGGCACCTCGCTCGTCGAGTTCAGTCCCACCGACCGCCTGAACGAGACGATGGAGGTCGTCACGAAGAACATGGAGGCGGGCGGCTCCTAA
- the recO gene encoding DNA repair protein RecO has product MPLYKEQGVVLRSSKLGEADKIVTVMTQGSGKVRAVAKGIRKTTSRFGARLEPFTHVSLMVYRGRGALDTVSQAEIISPFMALRGDLDLFAAGETMLEAVDKVAEEHERNVRLFMLLLTGMRALETQPADPSAVAESFLLKLLSLSGFHPSLTACAVCGRPEPDRFASGQGGAVCREDAEFDAGPASRRALDHLAALGAAGLLEAGDITADTTVRRESRALLFGFAEYHLERRMKSLPMLARSLVP; this is encoded by the coding sequence ATGCCCCTGTACAAGGAACAAGGCGTCGTGCTGCGCTCGAGCAAGCTCGGCGAGGCCGACAAGATCGTGACGGTCATGACGCAGGGCTCGGGCAAGGTTCGCGCCGTCGCGAAAGGCATCCGGAAGACAACTTCACGATTCGGCGCGCGACTCGAGCCGTTCACGCATGTGTCGCTCATGGTGTACCGGGGAAGAGGTGCGCTCGACACCGTGAGCCAAGCCGAGATCATCTCGCCATTCATGGCGCTCCGCGGCGACCTCGACCTGTTCGCCGCTGGTGAAACCATGCTCGAGGCCGTCGACAAGGTGGCCGAGGAGCACGAGCGCAACGTGCGCCTGTTCATGCTCCTGCTGACGGGCATGCGCGCGCTCGAAACGCAACCAGCCGATCCGTCCGCTGTCGCCGAGTCCTTCTTGTTGAAGCTGCTGTCGCTGTCTGGGTTCCATCCGAGCCTCACCGCCTGCGCCGTCTGCGGCCGCCCCGAGCCCGATCGGTTCGCCAGCGGTCAGGGTGGCGCCGTCTGCCGCGAGGATGCCGAGTTCGACGCAGGACCCGCCTCGAGGCGCGCGCTCGACCACCTCGCGGCGTTGGGCGCTGCCGGCCTGCTTGAGGCGGGCGACATCACGGCCGATACCACCGTGAGGCGCGAGTCGCGCGCCTTGCTGTTCGGTTTCGCCGAGTACCACCTCGAACGACGGATGAAGAGCCTGCCCATGCTCGCCAGGAGCCTCGTTCCATGA
- the uppS gene encoding polyprenyl diphosphate synthase, translated as MSTYLHDLDREGLPRHVGIVMDGNGRWARHRGLPRTEGHAAGEAAMWDTVVGADALGLEWLTMFAFSTENWNRPKAEVRYLMGFNRGLLRRRRDELHRMNVRVRWLGRRDWRVPRLVLREMEISEELTKDNTGMTLTIAFNYGGRIEVADAVKQLIADHDAGLLKGEKITPESISRRLYHPDMPDPDLIIRTSGEERISNFLLWQAAYSELYFTPVYWPDFDREHLYEAIRDYQKRSRRFGAIAENDSD; from the coding sequence ATGAGCACCTACCTCCACGATCTCGATCGCGAGGGACTACCTCGGCACGTGGGCATCGTCATGGACGGCAACGGCAGGTGGGCTCGTCATCGCGGCCTTCCCCGGACCGAGGGTCACGCCGCCGGTGAGGCGGCGATGTGGGACACGGTCGTCGGCGCGGACGCGCTCGGTCTCGAGTGGCTCACCATGTTCGCGTTCTCCACCGAGAACTGGAACCGTCCCAAGGCCGAGGTTCGCTATCTGATGGGGTTCAATCGTGGGCTGCTCCGGCGTCGTCGCGACGAGCTCCATCGGATGAACGTTCGGGTCCGCTGGCTCGGCCGGCGCGACTGGCGCGTTCCCCGATTGGTCCTCCGCGAGATGGAGATCTCCGAGGAGCTGACCAAGGACAACACCGGGATGACGCTGACGATCGCGTTCAACTACGGCGGGCGGATCGAGGTGGCCGACGCCGTGAAGCAGCTCATCGCCGATCACGATGCCGGCCTGCTGAAAGGCGAGAAGATCACGCCCGAGTCGATCTCGCGGCGGCTGTACCACCCCGACATGCCCGACCCAGACCTCATCATCCGCACGAGCGGCGAGGAGCGGATCAGCAACTTCCTGCTGTGGCAGGCGGCGTACAGCGAGCTGTACTTCACGCCGGTGTACTGGCCCGACTTCGATCGCGAGCATCTGTACGAGGCGATCCGCGACTATCAGAAGCGTTCCCGCCGCTTCGGCGCGATCGCCGAGAACGATTCCGACTGA